A window of Castanea sativa cultivar Marrone di Chiusa Pesio chromosome 1, ASM4071231v1 contains these coding sequences:
- the LOC142622853 gene encoding leucine-rich repeat receptor protein kinase EMS1, whose translation MEHAYQALAAAAASFFVVTLIFAVLVILCRKPKKPTPTPSTQRTARALNPVNNMTDLSSIIADESASFDPHLRISMQELKKATKDFSTDLIIGDGSFGLVYKAQLSSGDTVAIKKLDPDAFQGFREFRAEMETLGKLRHPNIVKILGWCVSGNDRLLIYEFIQKGSLDQWLQQEQDVPILSWGTRVKIVKGVARGLSYLHNLEKPIVHRDIKASNVLIDSDFEAHIADFGLARRIDTSNSHVSTQFAGTMGYMPPEYKEGLTAATLEADVYSFGILMFEIATGKRPNLPTRLDGKEVGLVQWARKMLAQNQHMEMVDASMSREDGLIEAHVKEYFEIAGMCTSEIRKERPAMAKIVDLLGQIPV comes from the coding sequence atGGAGCACGCTTACCAAGCACTCGCTGCAGCCGCCGCAAGCTTCTTCGTCGTGACCCTGATCTTCGCTGTCTTGGTGATTCTATGTCGAAAACCCAAgaaacccacacccacaccGTCCACCCAGCGCACTGCACGAGCTCTAAACCCTGTCAATAACATGACCGATCTATCCTCGATCATAGCCGATGAGAGCGCTTCCTTCGACCCTCACCTCCGAATCTCCATGCAGGAGCTGAAGAAGGCCACCAAAGATTTCTCCACAGACTTGATCATCGGTGACGGCAGCTTCGGCCTCGTCTACAAGGCACAGCTCTCCAGCGGCGACACCGTCGCCATAAAAAAACTCGACCcagatgctttccaaggttttCGTGAGTTTCGAGCTGAGATGGAGACTTTAGGTAAGCTTCGACACCCAAACATAGTAAAAATTCTCGGCTGGTGCGTGTCCGGCAATGATAGGCTTCTCATATACGAGTTTATTCAGAAAGGTAGTTTGGATCAGTGGTTACAGCAAGAACAGGATGTGCCCATTTTATCTTGGGGGACTCGAGTTAAGATTGTCAAGGGTGTGGCTAGAGGACTCTCTTATTTGCATAATTTGGAAAAACCCATTGTTCATCGAGATATTAAGGCCAGCAATGTGCTTATAGACTCTGATTTTGAGGCCCATATTGCTGATTTTGGTCTCGCAAGGAGGATCGACACCTCGAATTCACATGTGTCCACTCAATTTGCAGGCACAATGGGGTACATGCCCCCTGAGTACAAGGAAGGCCTCACTGCAGCTACTCTCGAGGCTGATGTTTACAGTTTTGGGATCTTAATGTTTGAAATTGCTACTGGGAAACGACCCAATTTGCCCACCCGTTTGGATGGGAAAGAGGTTGGGTTAGTCCAATGGGCAAGGAAAATGCTGGCCCAAAATCAGCATATGGAAATGGTGGATGCTAGTATGTCGAGGGAGGATGGCCTAATAGAAGCCCATGTGAAAGAGTATTTTGAAATTGCAGGTATGTGTACTAGTGAGATACGAAAAGAAAGGCCAGCTATGGCTAAGATTGTTGACTTGTTAGGTCAAATTCCTGTCTGA